In Ictalurus punctatus breed USDA103 chromosome 3, Coco_2.0, whole genome shotgun sequence, the following are encoded in one genomic region:
- the polh gene encoding DNA polymerase eta — protein sequence MEVGKERVVALVDMDCFYVQVEQRFNPELRNKPCVVAQYKTWKGGGIIAVSYEARAHGVTRNMWADDAKKLCPDLQVARVRESHGKADLTCYREASVEVIEVMSRFAVIERASIDEAYMDLTSSVQKRLKDLEESRIDPQLLKNTYVQGFPIPDSVEDVLVDKDEQRSKGVQQWLDTLPTCSQPGWLGHSEVCLAVGAMIVEEMRAAVEQHTGFRCSAGISHNKVLAKLACGLNKPNRQTVLPLGSVPELFMTLPVSKIRNLGGKLGVSVTETLGVENMGELTRFTRAQLEEHFGEKTGPWLYDLCRGIEFEPVKPRQLPKSIGCSKNFQGKSALATKTQVQHWLHQLALELEERLNKDKEMNGRVAKLLTVGVRQAGDKRPNSFSRCFALARYEASKISSDSFAIMKSLNVAGSHQEAWSPPLTCLHLSASKFSENSSGEITSFLSSDVAPTQSRLKTTEPALKPETTPKKPGSIQALFQKAAEKKKKEADESFIEKELVSLPSSETLPKNTANVVSQKSPVVSSRSLSSFFQRKTLETTSDRFPKEKESTEDKSPTEWSPHSSSCISSSVDEQHRAEILTQSVTFKDSKEDFHTCEHCGQEVLMWEMPEHTDYHYALDLQNSLSSSSSFSAPVMTETASSSRGKSRHKTQAGPQAKRARPMDNSSTLDSFFKKA from the exons TATCATAGCAGTCAGCTATGAGGCGCGAGCCCACGGTGTGACAAGAAACATGTGGGCGGATGATGCCAAGAAACTGTGTCCAGATCTTCAGGTTGCGAGAGTCCGCGAGTCACATGGGAAAGCTGATCTAACCTG TTACAGGGAGGCCAGTGTGGAAGTGATTGAGGTCATGTCCCGATTTGCAGTCATTGAGAGAGCCAGCATCGACGAAGCCTACATGGACCTCACCAGCAGCGTCCAAAAAAGACTGAAGGATCTAGAAGAATCACGGATTGACCCTCAACTTCTGAAGAACACTTACGTCCAAGGCTTTCCCATTCCCGACTCGGTGGAGGATGTGCTGGTGGATAAAG ATGAGCAGCGGTCAAAGGGTGTGCAGCAGTGGCTCGACACACTGCCCACCTGCTCTCAGCCAGGCTGGTTGGGCCACTCAGAGGTGTGTTTGGCCGTTGGAGCAATGATTGTGGAGGAAATGAGGGCCGCCGTGGAGCAGCACACCGGATTCCGCTGCTCTGCAGGAATTTCTCATAATAAg GTATTGGCCAAGCTGGCGTGCGGTCTCAACAAACCAAATCGGCAGACTGTGCTTCCTCTTGGATCGGTGCCTGAACTCTTCATGACGTTGCCCGTCAGTAAAAT TCGCAATCTAGGAGGGAAACTGGGCGTCTCCGTCACAGAGACTCTGGGGGTGGAGAATATGGGTGAGCTCACTCGGTTCACACGGGCGCAGCTGGAGGAACACTTTGGAGAAAAGACTGG GCCGTGGCTGTACGACTTGTGCAGAGGCATCGAGTTCGAGCCAGTGAAACCAAGGCAGCTTCCCAAATCCATTGGCTGTAGCAAGAATTTTCAGGGAAAGTCAGCTCTCGCTACGAAAACTCAg GTTCAGCACTGGTTGCACCAGCTGGCCCTTGAGCTGGAGGAGAGACTGAATAAAGATAAAGAGATG AATGGCCGAGTTGCCAAGCTGCTGACTGTGGGGGTCCGCCAGGCTGGAGATAAAAGGCCCAACAGTTTCTCTCGCTGCTTTGCTCTAGCGCGCTATGAGGCCTCAAAGATTTCCTCCGACAGCTTTGCAATCATGAAGAGCCTTAACGTTGCCGGCAGCCATCAGGAAGCCTG GTCTCCTCCCCTCACCTGTCTCCATTTATCTGCCAGTAAGTTCAGTGAGAACTCATCTGGAGAAATCACTAGTTTCCTCAGCAGTGATGTGGCACCAACGCAGTCACGTCTAAAAACAACCGAGCCAGCACTGAAACCAGAAACAACACCCAAGAAACCAGGCAGTATCCAGGCCCTTTTCCAAAAAGctgctgaaaagaaaaagaaggaagcaGATGAAAGTTTCATAGAAAAGGAACTGGTCTCCTTGCCTTCCTCCGAGACCCTTCCCAAGAATACAGCCAACGTGGTTTCTCAGAAATCACCAGTGGTTTCAAGTAGGTcactttcctctttttttcagAGAAAGACATTGGAGACAACTTCTGACAGGTTCcctaaagagaaagaaagcaccGAGGACAAATCTCCGACTGAATGGTCTCCACACAGTTCTTCATGCATTTCATCTAGTGTCGATGAGCAGCATCGGGCAGAAATCCTCACTCAAAGTGTCACCTTTAAAGATAGCAAAGAGGATTTTCACACGTGCGAGCACTGTGGACAGGAAGTGTTAATGTGGGAGATGCCGGAACACACCGACTACCACTATGCACTTGATCTACAGAActccctctcctcctcatcatcattttCTGCCCCAGTCATGACTGAAACAGCGTCGTCATCGCGTGGAAAGAGCAGACACAAAACTCAGGCTGGACCTCAGGCAAAGAGAGCAAGGCCCATGGACAACTCCAGCACTCTGGATTCTTTCTTCAAGAAAGCTTAG